The Haematobia irritans isolate KBUSLIRL chromosome 1, ASM5000362v1, whole genome shotgun sequence DNA segment aaattttgtaataagacAAAGTGACAAACTCGTTTGAGTTtacaccaaattttgacaaaatttttttaaaattttgagaaaaatttttatagaaataaaattttgacataatgtttctataaaaacaacattttcaccaaattgttctataaaaataaaattttgacaaaatttttctatagaaattaaattttgacaaaatttttctatagaaataaaattgtgacaaaattttctatagaaacaaaatgttacctaaattttctttagaaataaaattttgtgaaaattttcgtgtaaaacatataaaatttttgcctacAACATTTAGAACTCGACATATTTACTATTCAAAGGTGTCTAAAAATCTCCAAAAAATCGGAtgataatattgcaaatattgaaataaatttctcatataaaatgatacaaaaaatttggaagagaAAACATTGTTTTCATACTAACCGCAAgaacttgacaaaaatttcaaaataagcaatttttaaagttgttagatttttggtaaaatgttcttcaaattttggtagattatttgtggctcgagtggaaacCGTGGTTGCATGCCGGTCCTGGTATTTCTATGAGCTGTTATTATTGACAGGTAACATTTGGCTCCTTTTAAGAAATACAAGAGAAAATTACCGATAATATTTAGGACATCTCGGCTGTTTCTCTCTGAAAGCTATTTCATACTACTTCCTCCTAATTCTTAATAATCTTCAAAaatctttaacaatttttattttcagattAACCAAAATGGTTACATTATCATTGAAGATTTCCTAACACCCGAAGAGGTCGATGAACTGTACAAAGCTGGTCGCGCTTTGTGCATGGACGCCCCACAGGCAAAtcggaaaattttcgatacaaataatcaCGAAGATGCCCAAAGCAAGGAAACATATTTCCTAGAGTCGGGAGATAAGGTGCGATATTTCTTCGAAGATGGTGCAGTCGGTGAGAAGGGTGAATTGTTGGTGGATCCTATGATAGCTCTCAATAAAGTTGGTCATGCTTTGCATACTGAAAATCCTGTATTCAATAAGATTAGTTTTTGCAATCGTGTTAAGGAGATCTGTTGGCAATTGAATTTTAATAAGCCAGCAATTTGCCAAAGCATGTACATATATAAGAATCCCAGTATTGGTGGTGAAGTTGTGGCACATCAAGATTCCTGGTATTTGTATACAGAACCTGG contains these protein-coding regions:
- the Phyhd1 gene encoding phytanoyl-CoA dioxygenase domain containing 1, whose amino-acid sequence is MHSTLLDEINQNGYIIIEDFLTPEEVDELYKAGRALCMDAPQANRKIFDTNNHEDAQSKETYFLESGDKVRYFFEDGAVGEKGELLVDPMIALNKVGHALHTENPVFNKISFCNRVKEICWQLNFNKPAICQSMYIYKNPSIGGEVVAHQDSWYLYTEPGSAIGFWFALEDCTLQNGCLQFIKGSHKSGVHRRYIRNPDKESNDLMIYDRAAPIYPQSSFTPIQCSKGTCIIIHGDVVHKSEPNRSTKSRHAYTFHVIETENNVKYSEDNWLQPPKDKPFPLLFERKN